A window from Drosophila yakuba strain Tai18E2 chromosome 3L, Prin_Dyak_Tai18E2_2.1, whole genome shotgun sequence encodes these proteins:
- the LOC6532924 gene encoding neurobeachin-like protein 1 isoform X3, producing MDNKKDIYNLWVQYTTKNDETHFRQFVARFVAIWRSQLQLDFQAENCPMWHEVQPDSGPHLGRLPDELLPAIGKFIIVARDVCETEGKMDEKAIEEVAILVDCLVIVCRHFDNILAIIKYEYKPNLIAILSRVFKQQMELPQSVPAISHLFSSFSAFLEVMYDPYLTWRSFVRGQSADYSRLSYKPHSVHVEIVPFIYDCFQEEKLIQYAEIGESLLNILGAVICGSQRNGMKAICPATVSITMSILRQWESVNNLRRVALQCYALMVIVLQKSSPEERQIDLVTLVQLYCDALQELLTTKHFDSGDANFDITSDADQDVAIDMSALSSTVAAVKFFVTGDAGVSEAVSDSNLLELLTNLPKLIKPWHISHTSSLCSTMEALAALTRHSPQSAAQLRQGERIERLFASLQDFGNPTVDLLDTCFMLGYDESEHLLLLPEVMLRLLNWVPTLQEREQLHVTSLVLKGCTDNYRTKSVACGSHIIKAVCSCLLTAESLAENCVQNLIKLIEELSKLSIVPAELKCILSLLRQGTKFPQFKQLQQTLVVIALQSLRGSNSCAEFFSIEQPTDGILVPDIRNWTISGSYGFIFHILVRFNQVKEQSNSRRMLLTLQTASGSGFEVFVQPNGNVVVAALTRREYLTSSTATKTLMDGQWHYLTVAITPPKRPFSYSQINIYVDFVQKLSATLKVQAVNEPFTVCSIGAVVAPPQPGEVAKTGIMPRSSSQESGSSGYKGMLPSLLERTLSANVSNYFTLPMRTQTAFDPNVKNFPIGMQDTVFGEQTCLNGHLGGVLLADPTTSLKTIFDAGSNFSSIFSQDNDLLELNSRFVFCYAPGAVWHGTCQDLIPGGKYPGRINAQHCKIVKIQETINSIGGISAILPMLHRLITSDQTTDISIGSVSEESLSCAPTPSAEEFTDWEMLSSNSYTEWKMLQHPLASFLCLLRYLTHEHETNQEQLLSSECLAIVGTMLQRCPPSLFDVNALMATHLLMESLQGHKAEAGGQLLDALYAHIVFDFAIWSRLQFQITLGHAQYLSAMIKNDRKFFRKRYAVQFVLDVVRQYYSTPDSISDDDAKTIRATLFGIIKFYLQKEVNIKEVNSMITFLASVRQDVVLVEFLEMMTFYVRGKNCKDQMVLLLHEPQSANLIYNFFVDKSYSNEIQEAAIRFISGLLATSRVHQKYKQVLRLYDQTTEQSMFPGFFSFITPLSLSSTILFHLVDEMLGLQPDYAGLIFLVYHVSSCDLPVKLEIAKRLLQTTFVKQQSTVAMARQTGWQESIARLLIRKPLTSSPPDEEKRRSFGINLDVLLEDNSNFLAQADLITFSEQEIGLAQLQQQQQEELSDSGLILNEIQASVTEAATVIESEIKELAESVSGAVVENANSLFSVIRQTTHDLQDTFESLTLGSSTDTADGPQTPSIQREESLSSDTSSQSPHGPPKKSDSLESTSAFDFVADGDVDTEEQLVYLVSNTLFNIFWRGIPNDHPQCWQERGQVLGCINLLALNNELITSHLSLRLRILEMAVQASLFDLSEHGSQTLVNQENASHILRMVYELVVLGSNEDESKKCSTKLLDGVLALLDALMIFQQGSSDDWSDMIRLCLGLLLKCSHHPNPGIVAMATAKLHAILQSRSTEDPAELSYLLFSINRALDNAIEVGNPEEYSFLMPVMKALLEKCRIAFNLDSTLPDLPSTSSGPVFFNDFQMYSTSKKWRNFIERMVKPLYDRYQRDIELHLWEPINRFWAECYESCKAASKQRATNQAENRRLFQQKIYMPWKVRQVEEMQRLQAAALQHKTIDSHIRKRWKTAKRFLYGPRGPWYTGEVDEEFWKLSPHENVARMRLKLEPQLYPNKHENAANLRDNATSAYDTKEISEFDSTIKNAVVRDFLADDESSQLEEELRQLIDTQAQQDVALEKLVMSQDCELITLMTKVKGRIEVNQSVFTFVDLSPPTEDGSKYDFRFSTNKIREVHLRKYNLRRSALEIFLVDQTSYFLNFTTKTRNKVFTKIVGLPLPNILYGSGRSPAELLRASGLTQRWINREISNFEYLMYLNTIAGRSYNDLSQYPVFPWILADYTSDVLDLTDPKSFRDLSKPIGCINPKNEAEVRGKYDSFEDPSGAIPKFHYGTHYSNSAGVLHYLLRVEPFTSLHIELQSGRFDVADRQFHSIPQTWKLLMDNPNDVKELIPEFFYFPEFLKNMNKFDLGHLQITKEKVDDVILPAWATTPEEFIAIHRRALESEYVSQHLHHWIDLIFGYKQKGPKAAEALNVFYYCSYEGAVDLDKITNPVEREAVEGMINNFGQVPSQLLREPHPRRLTQDETALKLVRAELRRPDLTQFLDKVVQYYCELSTPKDPIVYLSPPRSPPRSFLQLSPDVLVSISKSTILGCNSWLSFDKDQGFLLEIDATTANLKNRKRIFGPFHSSQQPHSQLFAVSTDGKLLYAGGIWDNSLRVYNLNKGKAVASVTRHLDIITCIALDNCGSYLVTGSRDCTCIVWSIQTNQQGGGSTNNIPVHALTGQSHLQAITQLNTQNSYSPKPLTVLYGHDDAICSVAIYTELDLVVSGSLDGTVNVYTLQEGQFVRTLKPIGCTESCVQISFVTLSYHGHIAFSALDDTSHSVHVYSINGCSLGSKYVSGRVTGLASASDYLVVADDAGDITMSRLHGLKPVFDIPLHVPIQTVVVTPGNTHILAPLRDGRLAVIAVQLPSGGNKKHSVLNV from the exons ATGGACAATAAGAAGGATATATACAATCTGTGGGTGCAGTACACGACAAAG AACGATGAAACCCACTTCCGGCAATTTGTGGCCCGCTTTGTGGCCATTTGGAGGAGCCAACTGCAGCTGGACTTTCAGGCGGAAAATTGCCCCATGTGGCACGAGGTTCAGCCGGATAGTGGTCCTCACTTGGGCCGCCTGCCGGATGAACTGCTGCCCGCCATCGGTAAATTCATCATTGTGGCCAGAGATGTCTGCGAAACGGAGGGGAAAATGGACGAGAAGGCCATCGAAGAAGTGGCCATACTCGTGGATTGTCTGGTGATCGTGTGTCGGCACTTTGACAATATACTGGCCATCATCAAGTATGAATACAAGCCGAATTTGATCGCCATACTCTCCCGGGTGTTTAAACAA CAAATGGAGCTGCCTCAGAGCGTGCCCGCTATAAGCCACCTGTTCAGCAGTTTCTCCGCTTTCCTGGAGGTCATGTATGATCCATATCTGACGTGGCGCAGCTTTGTGCGAGGCCAGTCAGCAGACTACAGTCGTCTTTCCTACAAGCCCCACTCGGTTCATGTGGAAATTGTACCTTTTATTTATG ATTGCTTTCAGGAGGAGAAGCTCATCCAGTATGCGGAAATTGGTGAAAGCCTGCTGAACATCCTGGGCGCTGTGATTTGCGGCTCGCAG CGCAATGGTATGAAGGCCATTTGCCCCGCCACGGTGTCCATCACCATGAGTATCCTGCGGCAGTGGGAGAGTGTCAATAATCTGCGCCGCGTAGCCCTACAATGCTATGCGCTGATGGTCATTGTGCTGCAGAAATCTAGTCCGGAAGAA CGCCAAATAGACCTAGTTACGTTAGTTCAACTTTATTGTGATGCTCTCCAAGAGCTGCTGACCACAAAGCACTTTGATAGCGGGGATGCCAATTTCGATATAACCAGCGATGCTGACCAGGATGTGGCCATCGACATGTCTGCACTGTCCTCCACCGTAGCGGCTGTTAAATTCTTTGTGACAGGCGATGCAGGTGTTAGTGAAGCCGTTTCCGATTCCAATCTACTGGAACTGCTCACCAATCTGCCAAAGCTTATAAAA CCCTGGCACATATCCCATACAAGTTCCTTATGTAGCACCATGGAGGCTTTGGCCGCTTTGACGCGCCACTCCCCTCAATCTGCGGCCCAGTTGCGACAGGGTGAGCGGATCGAGAGGCTCTTCGCCAGCCTGCAGGATTTTGGCAATCCAACAGTGGATCTTCTGGACACGTGTTTCATGCTTGGCTACGATGAAAGTGAACACCTTTTGCTGCTACCCGAAGTTATGCTCCGATTGCTCAATTGGGTGCCAACGCTCCAGGAGCGGGAACAGCTGCACGTGACCAGTCTTGTGCTCAAGGGCTGCACCGACAACTACAGAAC AAAATCTGTGGCATGTGGCAGTCATATCATCAAGGCAGTATGTAGTTGCCTCCTGACGGCGGAATCTCTAGCCGAGAACTGTGTTCAGAATCTCATTAAGTTGATAGAGGAATTAAGCAAGCTCAGTATTGTACCCGCGGAGCTTAAGTGCATATTATCGCTGTTGCGGCAGGGAACAAAGTTTCCACAGTTCAAGCAGCTTCAGCAG ACTCTAGTTGTAATTGCTTTGCAGAGTTTAAGAGGCAGCAATTCATGCGCCGAGTTCTTTTCAATTGAGCAACCGACGGATGGCATTCTTGTACCCGATATTCGTAACTGGACTATATCCGGCTCATATGGCTTCATCTTTCACATTCTGGTTCGATTCAATCAAGTGAAGGAGCAGTCAAACAGTCGGCGAATGCTGCTTACACTACAGACAGCCAGTGGCAGTGGTTTCGAGGTCTTTGTGCAGCCAAATGGAAACGTTGTGGTTGCCGCATTGACTCGGCGGGAATACCTCACTTCCTCTACTGCCACCAAAACACTTATGGATGGCCAATGGCATTACCTTACCGTGGCCATAACGCCCCCAAAACGACCATTTTCATATAGTCAGATTAACATCTATGTGGATTTTGTTCAGAAGCTGAGTGCCACCCTAAAAGTTCAGGCAGTTAATGAACCATTTACTGTCTGCTCCATCGGCGCAGTGGTGGCTCCACCACAACCAGGTGAAGTAGCTAAGACTGGGATTATGCCCAGGTCTTCATCCCAGGAGAGCGGATCCAGTGGCTACAAAGGAATGCTCCCAAGCCTACTTGAGCGAACCCTGTCTGCAAAT GTTTCAAACTACTTCACCTTACCGATGCGCACACAGACGGCATTTGATCCTAATGTGAAGAACTTTCCCATCGGAATGCAGGATACTGTGTTTGGAGAGCAAACTTGTCTTAATGGACACCTGGGCGGTGTTCTTCTGGCGGATCCAACCACCAgcttaaaaacaattttcgacGCGGGCTCCAACTTCAGTTCCATTTTCTCACAGGACAATGATCTCCTGGAACTCAACTCGCGCTTTGTTTTCTGTTACGCTCCGGGAGCAGTGTGGCATGGAACCTGCCAGGACTTGATACCAGGAGGAAAGTATCCAGGAAGGATTAATGCTCAGCACTGCAAAATTGTTAAGATCCAGGAGACAATCAATAGTATCGGAGGTATCAGTGCAATATTACCCATGCTGCATAGGCTAATCACATCGGATCAGACGACAGACATCTCTATTGGCAGTGTAAGCGAGGAGTCCTTGTCCTGCGCACCGACGCCCTCGGCTGAAGAGTTCACTGACTGGGAGATGCTATCCTCGAACTCATACACCGAGTGGAAAATGCTGCAACATCCGCTGGCCAGTTTTCTGTGCCTGCTGCGCTACCTCACACATGAGCACGAAACAAACCAAGAACAACTGCTGAGTAGCGAATGTCTGGCCATTGTGGGCACAATGCTCCAACGCTGTCCGCCATCTTTATTCGATGTTAATGCGCTGATGGCCACCCACCTGCTGATGGAGTCGCTGCAGGGACATAAGGCGGAAGCAGGTGGACAGCTGTTGGACGCTTTGTATGCTCACATTGTCTTCGACTTTGCTATTTGGTCGCGTCTGCAGTTTCAAATAACCCTGGGACACGCCCAATACCTCAGTGCCATGATTAAAAATGACAGAAAGTTCTTCCGCAAGCGTTATGCCGTCCAGTTTGTGCTGGACGTGGTGCGTCAATACTACTCCACACCGGACAGCATCAGCGATGACGATGCTAAAACCATTCGAGCCACGCTCTTCGGCATCATTAAGTTTTATCTGCAAAAAGAAGTTAACATAAAGGAGGTCAATTCGATGATTACGTTTCTGGCTTCTGTACGGCAAGATGTCGTACTTGTGGAGTTCCTTGAAATGATGACCTTCTATGTGCGCGGTAAGAACTGCAAGGATCAGATGGTTCTACTTCTGCACGAGCCTCAGTCGGCCAATCTTATATACAACTTCTTCGTGGACAAGAGCTACAGTAATGAGATTCAGGAGGCAGCAATAAGG TTTATTAGCGGACTGTTGGCCACATCGCGTGTGCATCAGAAGTATAAGCAAGTGCTTCGATTGTACGATCAGACTACCGAGCAGAGCATGTTCCCAGGATTTTTCTCTTTCATTACACCGCTCTCCCTGAGCTCTACAATCCTGTTTCATTTGGTTGATGAAATGCTGGGATTACAGCCTGACTATGCCGGTCTTATATTTCTGGTCTACCATGTGAGCAGCTGTGATCTTCCCGTGAAACTGGAGATCGCCAAACGACTGCTTCAAACCACCTTCGTCAAGCAGCAGTCCACAGTAGCGATGGCAAGGCAAACGGGATGGCAGGAGTCCATTGCCCGTCTGCTCATCCGCAAACCTTTAACCAGTTCTCCGCCAGACGAGGAGAAGCGTCGCAGTTTTGGTATAAATCTCGACGTGCTGTTGGAAGACAACTCAAACTTCCTGGCGCAGGCCGATCTCATTACATTTTCCGAGCAGGAGATTGGCCTCGCacaattgcagcagcagcagcaagaggAGCTGAGCGACAGTGGCCTAATACTAAACGAAATCCAAGCTAGTGTTACAGAAGCAGCCACAGTTATCGAGAGTGAAATCAAAG aaTTGGCTGAATCTGTCTCTGGAGCTGTGGTTGAAAATGCTAACAGTTTGTTTTCGGTCATTCGACAAACCACTCATGATCTGCAGGACACTTTCGAGTCCCTGACGTTGGGCAGCTCGACGGACACTGCTGATGGTCCACAGACGCCTTCGATTCAGCGCGAGGAATCTTTAAGCTCCGACACCTCCTCGCAGTCGCCTCATGGTCCTCCCAAGAAAAGTGACTCCTTGGAG AGCACCTCCGCCTTTGACTTTGTGGCCGATGGCGACGTGGACACCGAGGAACAGTTGGTTTATCTAGTCTCAAACACGCTATTCAACATTTTCTGGCGCGGCATCCCTAACGATCATCCGCAGTGCTGGCAGGAGCGTGGCCAGGTGCTGGGCTGCATTAATTTGCTGGCTCTGAACAACGAGTTGATTACTTCGCATCTCTCGCTGCGCCTACGCATCTTGGAGATGGCCGTGCAGGCCTCTCTCTTCGATCTATCGGAGCACGGCAGTCAAACGCTAGTCAATCAGGAGAATGCATCACACATCCTGCGCATGGTTTATGAATTGGTGGTTCTGGGCTCAAACGAAGATGAGTCCAAGAAGTGCTCTACGAAACTTTTGGATGGTGTGCTAGCATTGCTGGACGCCCTGATGATCTTCCAACAGGGCTCCTCCGACGATTGGTCGGATATGATTCGTTTGTGTTTGGGTCTTTTGCTCAAGTGCTCGCATCATCCGAATCCCGGTATTGTTGCCATGGCAACGGCCAAGCTGCATGCTATACTCCAAAGTCGTTCTACGGAAGATCCCGCGGAGCTGTCGTATCTTCTATTTAGCATCAACCGAGCTCTGGATAATGCCATTGAAG ttGGCAATCCGGAAGAGTACTCATTCCTGATGCCTGTGATGAAAGCACTGCTGGAGAAATGCCGCATAGCCTTCAATTTGGATTCCACTCTACCTGATCTGCCCTCAACTTCCTCTGGTCCCGTCTTTTTCAATGATTTCCAAATGTACAGCACCAGCAAAAAGTGGAGGAACTTCATTGAACGAATG GTGAAGCCACTGTACGATCGCTACCAGCGCGACATCGAGTTGCATCTGTGGGAGCCCATCAACCGATTCTGGGCGGAATGCTACGAGTCCTGCAAGGCTGCCTCCAAGCAGAGGGCCACAAACCAGGCGGAGAACAGGCGCCTCTTCCAGCAGAAGATCTACATGCCGTGGAAGGTGCGCCAGGTGGAGGAGATGCAGCGACTGCAGGCGGCTGCACTGCAGCACAAGACCATCGACAGTCACATACGGAAGCGCTGGAAGACCGCCAAGCGTTTCTTGTACGGCCCACGCGGACCATGGTACACTGG GGAAGTGGATGAGGAGTTCTGGAAGCTATCGCCACATGAGAACGTGGCGCGGATGCGTCTGAAACTGGAGCCCCAATTATATCCAAACAAACACGAAAATGCCGCCAATCTTCGCGACAATGCGACCAGTGCCTACGACACCAA GGAAATCTCGGAATTTGACTCCACCATCAAGAATGCCGTGGTGCGCGATTTCCTGGCTGACGACGAAAGTTCCCAACTGGAGGAGGAACTGCGTCAACTGATCGACACGCAAGCGCAACAGGATGTGGCACTGGAGAAGCTAGTCATGTCCCAGGACTGTGAGCTGATCACACTGATGACCAAGGTGAAGGGACGCATAGAGGTTAACCAGAGCGTGTTCACGTTTGTGGACTTGAGTCCGCCAACGGAAGATGGTTCCAAATACGACTTCAGGTTCTCCACCAACAAGATACGTGAGGTGCATCTGCGAAAGTACAATCTGCGCAGAAGTGCTCTGGAAATCTTCCTGGTGGATCAGACCAGCTACTTCCTTAACTTTACAACAAAG ACTCGCAATAAAGTTTTCACGAAAATCGTGGGTCTACCGCTTCCAAACATACTCTACGGCTCGGGAAGATCGCCGGCTGAGCTGCTGAGAGCCTCGGGACTCACCCAGAGATGGATCAACCGTGAGATTTCCAACTTTGAATACTTGATGTACCTAAACACTATCGCAG GTCGATCCTACAATGATCTAAGCCAATACCCCGTCTTCCCCTGGATCCTTGCTGATTACACCAGTGACGTGCTGGATCTAACCGATCCCAAATCATTCCGTGACCTATCCAAACCAATTGGATGC ATAAACCCGAAAAACGAGGCCGAGGTGCGCGGTAAATATGATTCATTCGAGGATCCCTCTGGTGCCATACCCAAGTTCCACTATGGAACCCACTACTCCAACTCGGCCGGCGTGCTCCACTATTTGCTCCGCGTTGAACCGTTCACCTCGCTGCACATTGAACTGCAGAGCGGTCGTTTCGATGTGGCCGATCGTCAATTCCACTCGATACCTCAGACGTGGAAGTTGCTGATGGACAATCCGAATGACGTGAAGGAGTTGATTCCCGAGTTCTTTTACTTCCCAGAGTTCCTCAAGAACATGAATAA ATTTGACTTGGGCCACTTacaaataaccaaagaaaAGGTGGACGATGTCATATTGCCAGCTTGGGCCACAACACCGGAGGAGTTTATAGCTATACACCGACGGGCTTTGGAATCGGAGTATGTTAGCCAGCATCTGCACCACTGGATTGACCTGATCTTTGGGTACAAGCAGAAGGGACCCAAGGCAGCGGAGGCTCTAAACGTGTTCTACTATTGCTCCTATGAAGGAGCTGTGGACTTGGACAAGATCACCAATCCTGTCGAACGGGAGGCGGTTGAAG GAATGATTAATAACTTTGGCCAAGTGCCTTCCCAGCTGCTGCGGGAGCCACATCCCCGACGACTTACCCAGGATGAGACAGCTCTCAAGCTCGTACGTGCTGAGCTCCGAAGGCCGGATCTCACACAGTTTCTGGACAAGGTGGTGCAGTACTACTGCGAGCTGTCCACGCCCAAGGATCCCATTGTGTACCTGAGTCCGCCGCGAAGTCCTCCGAGATCCTTCCTGCAGCTGAGTCCCGATGTTCTAGTCAGCATTTCCAAGTCTACCATACTGGGCTGCAATTCGTGGCTATCGTTCGATAAGGACCAGGGATTCCTGCTGGAAATTGATGCCACAACGGCTAATCTAAA GAACCGCAAGAGAATCTTTGGACCCTTCCACTCGTCACAGCAACCGCATTCACAGCTATTTGCGGTGAGCACGGATGGCAAGCTGCTTTATGCCGGCGGCATCTGGGATAACTCCTTAAGGGTGTACAATCTGAACAAGGGCAAGGCGGTGGCTTCGGTGACCCGCCACCTGGACATCATCACCTGCATAGCCCTGGACAATTGTGGCTCGTACTTGGTTACCGGCTCACGTGACTGCACCTGTATTGTGTGGAGCATCCAAACAAATCAGCAGGGTGGCGGATCCACCAACAACATTCCAGTTCATGCGCTGACGGGTCAGTCGCACCTTCAGGCCATTACCCAGCTGAACACCCAGAATAGCTATTCACCCAAGCCCTTGACGGTGCTCTATGGTCACGACGATGCCATTTGCAGTGTAGCCATCTACACGGAACTGGATCTGGTGGTCTCTGGATCCCTG gATGGAACAGTTAACGTGTATACACTTCAGGAAGGTCAATTTGTTAGAACGCTTAAGCCCATTGGATGCACTGAGTCCTGTGTTCAAATCTCATTCGTAACCCTTTCTTATCATG GTCACATTGCGTTTAGTGCACTGGATGACACCTCGCACTCGGTGCACGTGTACAGCATCAATGGCTGCAGTCTGGGCTCCAAATATGTTTCCGGCAGGGTGACGGGATTGGCCAGTGCCTCCGACTATCTGGTGGTGGCTGATGATGCAGGCGACATCACCATGAGCCGGCTACATGG CTTGAAGCCCGTCTTCGACATTCCGCTGCACGTGCCCATCCAGACGGTGGTGGTCACTCCGGGCAACACCCACATTCTGGCGCCGCTGCGAGACGGACGCCTGGCGGTGATCGCCGTGCAACTGCCCTCCGGCGGCAACAAGAAGCATTCCGTGCTAAATGTTTAG